A stretch of DNA from Manis pentadactyla isolate mManPen7 chromosome 19, mManPen7.hap1, whole genome shotgun sequence:
TCTCATGGACTTTCAGCAAAGAGGGATGGACTAACTTCCTCCTTCCACGCTGCAGCTTAACTGGCTTCTCAGTGGCCTGGGAGAAAGTGCAAGCTGAAGGGCAAAAAGGGTGCGCCCGACCTAACAGGACAACGTCCCCTCCCCTGGCCTCCTGCGACTCGTGCGTGATGCCGCAGCACTATCGCATGGCCACATCTCAGCGTCCACCATCCCCTCTGCCTTGGGTGGCACCCCTTCTCTATGTGGAgtgaaattttttcatttttttaaattgagaaattcatataacacaaaaattaaccattttaaagtaaacaattcagtggcatttaatacATTCACGATATTGTGTAACCACTGCTTCCGTCTACTTCCAAAGCATTTTCATTGCCACGGAAGGAAAAGCCAAACCATGAAGCAGTTGCTCTCTCCTTCTGCTCCTCCCTGGTAACCACCAacccacattctctctctctttatattggcctattctggatattttatataaatggaatcatatatacatagatgaccttggcttctttcacttagcataatgttttagaGGTTCATCCTTGCTGGAGCAGGTGTCAGGGCTgcgttcctttttatggctgaacagtattatTCCATTGTCTGTACCATTGAAAAGTCTCTACCacgttttatttatccatttatcactTGATGGGcgcttgtttccaccttttggctactgtgaataatgctgctgtgaacaagcGAGTGTTTgggtgtatgtgtacatacatatgtgtatttgTTTCAGCTCTTTTgggcatatacctaggagtggaattaccagATCATCAGGTCATTCtccatttaatttttaaggaaccAACAAACTGTTTTTGACAGCAGGTGGACAATTTTTCCACCAGCAATTTATGAGAATTCCACTTTTTTCTACGtcatcaccagcacttgttattttgtttttgtttgttttttaagtcacAGCCATTCCAGTGCTTGTGAATACTATATCATTAACCTGTGAAACCTCTACTCATCTTTCTGTGCCGGGTTTGCATGTCACCCCTAGGTGAAAACTTCCCTGACTTCACAAGCTCCTCCCTGAGGATTAGCCATGGCAGTGCCCTCACTATGCCAGCATGTCCCTGGGGGGCTGCAGACCTCTCTGCAGGCAGGGCTGCCTGGTATCTATTTGTGTGTCTTTGGTGCTCCCCACAATGCCTGGTTCATAGTGAAGGGCCCAAAAGACAAGTGCCAGCCTCTGAGCTGAGATTTCCACATTATCAGGTCACCAGCCGAGAGGCACACGATGGCTTCTTTGTGCTCAACTGAGACCAGGAAGAGGGTGGTGAGTCCTAGCATGACTGAACCGGAAAATCCCAACTCGATTGTTTGTATTGGGATGTGCCCACTGCCTGTTTGTGTACTGACCCCAAGCTGCTGACACACCTTTGAAGATGTTAACCTAAGCTGCTAGGTATGGAGACTGGATGGTTTTAGATCTGCTAAGAGGTAACTGGAGGAGACAGATAACAGGACAACACATCGGGGCAGGCCCGTAGTTTTGGCCAGGACACACGAGTGTTGTGATTTTTGTCTAGGTGGCCTTGTCCAGCCCCACTGAGCAGTGAGGCAGCGGCTTGAGTGCTTCCAGGCAGAGGAACCTGGGAACCACCTCTGGGCTTTGATCTCCAGGCAGCAAActgcccttttctccatatccataTTCCTATTCTCttttcccctctccctctctctggtcCCCAGTCCTGCAGCCACAGGGCAGCTGGCCACAGAATGCTTGCAGGCCCGAGTACACAGCTGGCTCGGAGATGAGAAAAGGAGATTGAACAAGCGCTCTCAGGCCGTGGACAGAACCATGGGGATATTTGGGAGAATGATCTCAGCTGGCGGGACATCCTGGAGAGAATGCTGCAGGGAAAAGATAAACAGGGCTGCAACTCCCTGCCTTCCTACTGGGGCACCTTCTACAGGTCACCGAACCCCGCCGGTGCCTCAGTATTGGCATCTGTAAAACAAAGACACTGATTTCTGTCCCACCAGCTATACAGGGAGTGTCAAGACACAGCTAGGGTAAGAACCACCTTGGTGAGCGCCCCTTGGGGATGCTGGGAGCCAGCCAGCAGCCGGCGGCATGTGGAACGGTGCCCCGTAAAGCTGGGATTTAGCTTCTATCATGACCTGCAACTTACTGTTCCCTCCCGTCTCAGCTCACAGGCTGAACAGACTTCGGGGCTCTAGCAGCGAAGGCTGGCGAGGCGGTGGGAGTTGGGGGCAGCCCGGGGAAGCCGAGCGCCGTGGGACGGTGACCGCTCCTGGCCTCGGGCGGGGCAGCGGGGAGGCGCGCCCCGCTCGCCGAcccggggcaggggcaggggcgggCGGGCGCGGGCCCCTACCTTGCCGTACTTCTTCAGCCTCTGCCGGTACTTCTTCCGGGGCTGCTCCTCGGGCGCGGACTCGGCCAGCGGCTCGTAGCGCTCGGGCAGTACGGCGAGGTGCACCCTCCGCGCGCCCCGGGGCCCCGCGCCCTCTGCGGCCGCGTCCCCCAGCTCCAGGAGCTCCAGGATGGGGGCCGCCTCCTCGTCCCGCCTCGCGCGCCCGCGGCCACGGGGCCCGCCGCGCAGGAGGCTGCCCGCCGCCTTGCTTCGGAGCTGGGCTCCAGCCGTCATGATGCCGTGGCCCCTCTGGCGAGAGCGGGGGCGGGAAACTCCAACCTTTGCTCCCGGGCCACGCCGGCGCCCCGGCCGCCCGCCCCAGTCCAGCCCCGGCCGGGGGACTTGAGGTCGCAGCGCCCCCTGGCCATGGGGCCCGGGACTGCGGCAGCTCCACGCCCCGGGCCTCCGCTCAGCCCCACCGGGCCGCATCCCACCTGCCTGCCAAAGGTGAGGGATCCCCCGAAAGCTCAGGGCCCAGTGAACAGGAACACACGTTCAACCGCACTTGCAGCGGAATAAATGAACCCCAAATAATGAGACTTCATTTGCCATGTTCACATTGGCAGAGATGATGAAATAATAGTAATGACCATACTGCGTGCTGCTGGGAATATGGTGAGAGTCATGGGGTTACAATATTCACGGCATGCAAATGAGGACAGGCTTTTGGGAAGGCGCTCAGAAAATATCAGAAGTCCTGAGAACGGCCATATCTTTCTAGATGCTTATCTGAAGGAaatattaagaaatgaaaaacagcGTGTTCAAGGTGTTAATCACAGTCCAACTCAGTGAAAAGCTGGAGCGAACCAGCGGGGATGGGCAAACGAAATTCTAGTGCAAGCACATGATGTCATGTGATGTAATTAGTAAAATCACCATTTTCGGGGATATCAGTCTGGAGGTTAAACTGTACACAGTGAATCTCAACTTGTCTGGGATGCCTAATTTTCTTATGTGGGTAAATGTCTTTTAATTATtggaaacataaaattaaatatagaataatatgggttattaatttcattaatatttaCTATTATTAGAATGCGTAGCACATTTAAGAATGATTTGGGTATATTGCTGTAAGTACATAACATTTTTACAATTTAGCAAATTAGAATACCAAAAATCAGTTTTGTGATTCCAACTTAAAATGAATAATCAAGCAATTGACTTAGATTTATAAGTTGACATTGGAAGGATACAAAAATAAGTTTAATTTACTATATTTGTAAGAATTACATACTGTTGTACACCGTTGAAATACTTGAAAGGAAAATCAAATATATTAAGTTTGTAAAAGTCGTTTAAAATgtttacaataataaaattctgtgagTGATAACATCCCTCTTGCAGTGATTATTGTTTTATTAGGTTTGTAAATAAACTAAAACAATATTAGTGTTGAATTTCAAAGGCTAAATTAAGATTTGTGACTTTATAACTACTAAAGTAACTATTAATTATAAACAAAAAGAGACCCTCACGGTCCCTTTCCTGTTTAAAACCTGACCTCAGATGACCCCTCAACCCTACTGCATATCAAATGGAGACAAAGGTGCAATTTGTCCGTGAGATCAAAAATGTGTTTTTGTCCATACAAAATACTACTCAAATATCTCAACATTTAGTTTGCCAAACATTTATAGGCAAAGCACTCCAGCAACTGAAAACTGACCCCCAGATTAAGTCTCTGTACCAGTGAGCAAGCAGGTCTCAGGAAATGTAATCAGAGACCATCTTTATGGTGCTTGCCCTGGGCTCTTTTGAAGTTATTCAGTGTAGGGCGTGCTTCTCTTGCTCCTCGTTGAAAACTTAGGCAGTCCTGTAATTTTTTTGATCACTATATGATCAAAACAATGCCAAGTCCATACTTAGAGCCTTGAACTTAAAGTGAATCCTCTCTTTTTCCTCAGGCAGTATCTGATGTGCGTGGATGGGTGGGGGTATATTTAAAAGGGCTGGGAAGCAGCAAATTTCTCTTGGTTTCCCCCACTTAATGTTTCTCAGCTCCCCAAGCTTACAAACCGGTTTCTTAATCTCCTGAGATCAaaacagagaaaagagcagagaacTTCCTTCACTGGTGCTGCCCAAGGTGTCGTCTCTCTTTCTGGGCCGGGCAGGTGTTTGAATCCGGCGTTTTCCTTGGTCCTTTAGAGCCGACCCCCGGCCCCCCAACCCTGGGAACACCCTGTTCTACCggccacagcccagcagctgcccCCTTCCTCCTCAGTGCCCAGGAGTCCCGTGATTCCTCTCTGGTTTTCCTACCCGGAACCTGGGCTCCCTACTGGACGGCCGCGTGTGCCAGGAGTTAGTGTGGGAACTCAGTGCTCTCAAGTGACCAGCACGGCCGGCCGGGAGAGCAGGCTTTGCACCGGGCCCTCTCCAGGGAGCCTCCTAGACAGCCACAAGCTGTCAATGTGCTTCTGTCAGGAAGCTGCGGCAAGGAGCACCCCTCCAGAGCCGCGGGCTGCGGGGCCACGCAGCCTTAGCTGCCATCTAGAATCTTGCCCCTCACAGtcagctccagctccagccacGCCTGTTAGGGCTGCGCTGGCCAAGACACCCCCTGCCCTGTCTCTTCACCAGACTCTGGCACCTGGCACAAAAAATCCAGCGCCCGTGGGGCTCCGCTTACTAGCAGAAGCAGCGAAAATAGCAGAAACATGGCTTTCACCCAGCTGCGTCTTCCAAAGCTCTTGGGACGGCACTTGATTCTAAGCTAACGTGCTAAATGCTTCCAGTACCGGAGGGACTCCCTTACATGTTTTCATCCAGCCTCTGAGCCCAGGAAGGGGGCTGGAAAGGATGCTAAGTGCCAATCCATAGGAATCTTTCCTTGCTGATAAACATTGGGAACGGTGCCCTTCAAAGGATCTGGGTCACTGACGAGCTAAGATTCATGAAAATATATCCTCAGTTGAGTCTAAAAATGTTTGAGACCTTAGAGTCTTGAAAATAACAGCATATTTGGAATAACTTGAATAGAAACAGTTACAGGTATTTAACTGAAAAGTTTCCAGTTGTAGACATATAAAGACTGTAtgttttaatcttttattttgtaataaatgTGTGAATTTGGAAAGAAAGACTACAAAGGGGGGAACTGTATGGACCTGCAGTTTTATGAATTAAAGTTATTAAAAACTCTTGGTTTATTTTTAGGGGATAGGCTTAGGCTCAAGAAGAAATATATCTTTGGAGCTGATAAGAACTGCTTATAAAACATGGTAGAGATGTAACAGGTTTAATTTTTCCAAGGCTGTGTCAAGTGAGAAAGGGAGTACTTTTGAATCCTAGCTACATCGCAGTTTTTGAGCAGCCCCAAAAGAGGGGATGGTGAACCCCCACCTCTTCTTAGGTGAAAaagaattgtttttaatttaggCCTTCTATATTAAATATCTTTTAGCTCAAAAGGTGATAAAAGGCAATGGCATAATAGACAGGAGAAATTCAACATTTGCGTTGaacattttaagtattttcttaaaaaaacttaTCCGTGGTAAGTGTGCAGATCCCGTTGAAGGCAAACTTGGAAAGTCAGGCATAGCccattattatttcctttaaggGGCTTGGTTTCTGCACCAAAGGTAATGAATAAAAACTTGAGGCAAATATAATGTAAATATGGGATGGCAGTTAAAGGACGTGACAACTAAAATTTGCTGCAATCGTAAAGCAAGAGTCTTCCATAAATTCTTTTTCCTGAAATCTGAAGAATTCTTAAGAATTTCGTTTTCTCTTTCCCAGGGAGAGCAAACTTTCTCCGTGTCTTGTAGCTCCTCTGAGTGACTGACCATTAGCAGCTCACTAGGGGTTCGCTGACCGCGAGTTGGGCGGGGCCTCAGCTAGAGCTCAGCTGAGCTCCCCTCTGGTTGGTCCAAGTCGCAGGCTTCTGGGCCACCACCATCGAGCGGAGGAAGTCTTTGATACTTGGCATCAGCCCTTGCGTTCAGCTTTGGCTTCAAGGCAGCAAGTCTCTGGCATCGGCCACTGCGGTGATGCTTCAGAAAGCCCGCAGGCCTCGGTGCCTCCCCTCTGCCGCCCTCTCTGCACAAATCTGGGAATGAGGGGCAACCCCAGGGCTGAGGGATTGGTTTGGTTTTTATTTAGGGCTCTTCCGGATTTCCATCTCGCCTGCCAGCCTGCACTGTAACTCTGAGCTGGGCTCTTTTCTCCTCCCCCCCAGGAGTCCTCTTTCGGCCCCAGGCACGTCCCACTCATCGGCctgtggacactgagcttggcggCTTCCCAGGCCTGGAGGCTGTGGTGGCCGTCTGCCTCTCCACGAGGCTTGTCCCCCTCCAGAATTCTGCTCATGGAGACTTCCCTGCCTCCACCTTCTTGATACCACCACAGAGTATGATTTTTATTAGTGTGCACACAGATTTACACATGTGTCATCATCAGACTGAGTGTTTTGAATCATCCTGTGTCAGAAGCAGAATCAGAAGACTTCTGTGGATAAAGCCTTAAATCATaataaataagatttaaaataattcttcaatGTTACAGTTAAATTATATCTTATTTGGTTGTATTTGTCCAAAAGCCATTGGAAATTACTGGGCTATTTGCACTTAATAATATTGATAATAATCGGGATGGGAGATGGgcaaataggtgaaggagataaagaggtacaaacttccaattacaaagtagtcacagggatgaaagtacaggatAGGGAAAACAGCcgataatattgtaataatttgtatcttgacagatggtaactatacttaccatGCTGAGCATTTTgtttgtaattgtcaaatcactgttagACACCTGAACCTATATAATGTTGtgtaccaactatacttcaataaaacattttttaaattgtaaaaaataatttaaaaatgtggcatacacattaacaaaataatattGATAATTGAAAAATGTATGTGTGGAGAAATAAGGTCCAAATTATGTCCATATGAGTTAAAAGAATATTTCTGACAAAACCTGAAAAATATCACAGTATTTGGGTTGggagaagatatatatatatatatagaatatatagcatTGGTATATATTCTCCTTTG
This window harbors:
- the C19H1orf115 gene encoding required for drug-induced death protein 1, coding for MRPGGAERRPGAWSCRSPGPHGQGALRPQVPRPGLDWGGRPGRRRGPGAKVGVSRPRSRQRGHGIMTAGAQLRSKAAGSLLRGGPRGRGRARRDEEAAPILELLELGDAAAEGAGPRGARRVHLAVLPERYEPLAESAPEEQPRKKYRQRLKKYGKNVGKVITKGCRYLVIGLQGFAAAYSAPFGVATSVVSLVR